One Paenibacillus sp. SYP-B4298 genomic window, TGCTCGGCAGCACCCTCGGCTGTATAGCGGGACAGCGGGCCACATGCATAGACGACATCTGCCTTGCCAGCATTGATGTAGCGCCCGATCTCCCGGTGCAGCTCCGCCTCCTCGGGACCTAGGTCCAGCATGTCACCGAGCACAAGCCGTTTGGCAGCATAGCCCTGCAACTGCTCGACAAGATCGAGCGCCGCACGGACAGCAGTCGGGTTCGCGTTATACGCATCGTTGAGCACGACGGCTCCATTGTATGCCTTCACCGCCTCGATGCGCATTCCCGTGATTTTCATTGATGCCAGCGCACTGGCGATCGCCTCAACAGGCACGCCAAGCCGCAAGCCGCAAGCGACTGCAGCCGCGGCATTGGTCACATTATGCCGACCAGGAGCCGGTATACGCAGCTCAATCAGACGAAGCGAGCGTTCAGAGCCGGAACCATGCAGATCGAATACCGAGCCTTCCAGCGTCACTCGAATGCGGTCAGCTACCCAATCATTCTGCTCGCCGATGCCGAAGGAGACCGCCTCCAAGCTCTGCTCCTGCGCCAGCTTGGCAATGCCGGAGCGCAATAGCGGCTCATCGCCGTTATAGATCAACAGCCCGCCAGACGCCAGACCGCTGGCAATCTCCAGCTTCGCTGTAGCGATCCCCTCCCGCGAGCCAAGCTGCAGCAGATGAGCATCGCCAATGTTCGTGATGATCGCCATATCTGGCTGTGCAATCTGTGAGAGCAGCTCGATCTCTCCGAAGCCGCTCATCCCCATCTCCAGCACGGCGGCCTCGGTATCTGGCGCCATCTCTAATATCGTCAGCGGCAGGCCGATATGATTGTTCAGATTGCCTGCCGTCTTGTGTACACGGTAAGAGGCAGCGAGCACCGCGGCAACCATATCCTTGGTTGTCGTCTTGCCGTTGCTGCCCGTGATGCCGATCACCTTGACCGGGAGCTCTCTACGGTAGGCTGCTGCCAGTTGCTGCAGCGCGACGAGCGTATCGTCCACCGGAACGAGAGGCCAATCACCAAGCTCAGGCGGGACGGGCACGCCGGACTGCCACAAGGCGCCTGTTGCTCCCTTTTCCATCGCCTGCAGCGCGTAATGATGACCGTCAAAATTATCGCCCATTAGCGGCACGAACATCATGCCGGGCTGGATGCGGCGTGAGTCGGTGCTCACACCCGTGAAGACGGCGGAGGCCGCCTCAGTGCTAAGAGCGGCGGCGGAGATGATCCGGGCCAGCTCTCCAAATGTTTTTTTAATCACAATCCGATACTCCTTATCGCTTCTTTAGCCACTTGCCTGTCATCGAAGGCTATCGTATTCTTGCCGATGATCTGATAGGTTTCATGACCTTTCCCCGCAATCAATACTACATCGTCAGGGCTTGCCATTTCAACAGCTTTTTCAATCGCGCGCTTCCGATCGGCAATCAGCGTGTACCGATCCCTGTCAACACCGTCCTCCTGCAGCCCGTACTCAATGTCACGGAGGATGCTCTCCGGCTCCTCTGTACGAGGATTATCAGACGTTACGATGACTTTATCGGCATAGCGGGCGGCGATCTTGCCCATCAGCGGACGCTTCGTCTTGTCGCGGTCTCCGCCGCAGCCAAAGACACAGATAATATTGCGGGTAGCGAATTCCTTGACCGAGCGCAGCACATTCTCCAGCCCATCCGGTGTATGCGCATAGTCGACAATCACCGCGAACTTCTGTCCGGCATCGACTGCCTCCACCCGCCCCGGCACACCCGGGATGCGTTCCAGACTCTGCTTCAACTGCTCGATGGCGATGCCCTCAATCAATCCTGCCGTAATCGCTGCCAGCGCGTTATATACATTGAACTTGCCCACCATCTGCAGCGTAATGTCTGCATCTCCGCGGAAGGTCTGCACATGGAACGTGGTGCCTTGAGCCGTAATCCGAATCTGAGATGCTCGCACATCTGCCTCCGCATCCACGCCATAAGTGACGACCTCAGCAGCAGTCTGCCTCGCAAGCAGCCGGCTGGCCGGATCATCGCTGTTCAGCACCGCATAGGAACGCTCCAATGCGCCGGCAGCGTAGGTATTGCCCAGCCGCGAGAACAGCAGCCCCTTGGCTGCCAGATAATTGTCCATCGTACCGTGATAGTCCAGATGATCCTGGGTCAGATTGGTGAAGATGGCGGTACGGTAACGACATCCCTTCACCCGACCTTGCTCGAGCGCATGAGAGGACACCTCCATGACGCAGTAGTCCACGCCTGCAAGAGTCATGTCATGCAGAGATTGCTGAAGCTGCAGCGCCTCCGGTGTTGTCCCTGACATCGGATGCACCTGCCCCGCATAACGCATCTCGATCGTCCCGATTACGCCCGGCACATGCTTGGCATCAGCGAGTATCTGCTCAATCAGATAGGTTGTGGTCGTCTTGCCATTCGTACCGGTGACCCCGATCAGACGAAGCTGCTGTGACGGCTGACCATAATAAGCATCCGCCAGCACCGCCAGCGCGTGGCGGCTGTCCTTGACGATTAGCTGCGGCACCGCGAGCGGCAGCAGCCGCTCTGCGACAAGCGCCGCCGCACCGCGTTCTACCGCTTGTGCGGCGTAATCATGTCCATCTACCGTATGACCCGGCAGACAGATAAACAGGTTGCCGGGAGCCGCCTTCCTGGAATCGATCTCGATGCCGTTGATCGAGAGTGAGCCGTCCCCGTGTACACGCGAGGTCAGCAGATATGCAGCCAGCTCATCGAGTTTCATTGCCCGTCCTCCTAGTCGTTGATAGTATCAGTATAGTCAATGCTCGTGGCTTTCATCAGCCAGATCGGCTTCACTAGCAAGATAGACGCGAATCGTTGAGCCGCGTTCGACGCGCTCGCCAGCGGCAGGCGCTTGACGAATGACGACATTGCCGCTGCCTGCCGAGGACAAATTGAAATTCATATTCAGATCCTCATATAGCTCGGATACTGTCTTGCCGATCAGATCCGGCACAGTTACGATCGGCGTGTCGCCATAGTTATATTTGCGTTCGATCTGGTCACTGCGCCGCGGGACATCCAGTGCCGCCAGCGCGTCCGTCATCATGTTGCGAACGATCGGCGCTGCGACCAGACCGCCGAACTGGATGCCTTGCGGGTTATCGACCGCAACATAGATTACAATCTGCGGATCATCCGCGGGCGCGAAGCCGACAAACGAGACGATATGCTCGCTGGCCGAATAACGGCCGTTAATGACCTTCTGCGCGGTTCCCGTCTTGCCGCCTACCCGGTAGCCATCGATAAAGGCATTGCGTCCGGTCCCCTTGGCAACCACGCTCTCCAGCGCCTCGCGAACCTGCCTCGAGGTCTCCTCGGAGATGACCTGACGCACCAGCTCCGGCTTGATCTCCTCGACCACCTCGCCGGTTTCAGGACTAATCCACGCCTTGGCCACATGCGGCTTATACAGATAGCCGCCGTTGATGGCTGCCGAGACCGCGGTAATCTGCTGGATCGGCGTCACCGAGACGCCCTGGCCGAAGGCGGTTGTTGCCAGCTCCACCGGCCCCACCTGGCTTGGCTTGAACAGAATCCCTGCCGCCTCGCCCTGCAGGTCGATGCCCGTCTTCTTCCCGAAGCCGAAATCTCGAATGTACTGGAACAGCTTATCCTTGCCGAGCCGATTGCCGAGTGTAACAAAGCCGGGGTTGCAGGAGTTCTCCACCACCTCCAGGAAGGTCTGCGAGCCGTGTCCTCCCCGCTTCCAGCAGCGAAGCCGGGCGCCGCCGATCTCCACTGCGCCAGGGTCGAAGAACCGCTCGTTCTTCAGATTCACCTTGCCCTCCTCCAGCGCAGCCGACAACGTAATAATCTTGAAGGTAGAGCCGGGCTCATAGGTCATCCACACCGGCAGATTGCGGTTATAGACCTCCGGCTCAACCTCGCGGAATTTGTCGGGCTGATAGGTTGGGCGGCTGCCCATGCCTAGAATCTCGCCGCTCTTGGGGTTCATCGCAATCGCGAACACACTGTTCGCTTGATGCTGCACCATCGCCTGTTCCAATTCACGCTCAATAATCGTCTGCACCTGCTGATCAATCGTCAGTTGCAGATTAAGGCCATCACGCGGCTTCTGATATGTATCGCCAGAGCCTGGCATCAGCCTTCCTGCCGCATCCGACAGGAAGGAAACGCTCCCTGAAAGCCCGCTCAACTGCTTGTCATAGATTTGCTCGATCCCGGTAAGCCCTTGATTCTCGATGCCGGTAAAGCCAAGCACATGAGCCGCCATGCTGCCATACGGATAGGTGCGTTTGTTATCCTCGGCAACCACAATGCCCGGCAGATTCATGGCTCGAATCTCCTGCGCCTTATCCAGCGTAATCTTCCTGCCGCCGGGCTGAATGTTGACGATCAACTGCTTCTTGCTGACCATCTGAAGCACCTTTTCCTCCGACATCCCCAGCGCCTCGGCCAGCCGCCGCGCCGTCATCTCCTTCTCCTTCACCTGTACAGGGATCGCCATCACTGTAGGCGAGCTTATGTTATAGGCCAGCCGTTCGCCGTTGCGATCCAGAATCTCGCCACGCTTGGCCGAGAACGGAATATTACGGCGCCATGACTCCTCCGCCTTCTCCGCCAGCTCCTGCCCCTTCATCAGTTGAACATAGCCGAGCCGGATGATTAACGCTGCGAAGGCGACTACAGCACAGATCATAATCGTCAGCAATCTTCTTCTGACGGTCACATTGGATATTCTCACAAGCCTCCCCCTCCCGAACAGCCCGTCGTGCCGCTATACCAACCGCACACTCCCAAGAGCAAGGCGCGGCGCTATGGGTCACGAGCTTAGAGCATCCGACCTGCCATAACAGGGCAGACCGCTTTATGTACAGCCTATTCGGGTTCATAGGGGGATAGAACAAGCACAGACAGGCTCAGCCTGCCGCGCCGCAGTATCGAATAACGCCCATTCACATTGCGCTGCGCTTGGAGGGACCGCCATGCAGATTAACTGCTTGCCATCAGAATCTCAAGCTCCAGGCGACCTTGTCTGAACCTGACAGCTATTCGCTTGGCGGCGGGGAGGTAGCTTCACCTTCTCCTTCCGGTGCCTGCTGAGCTGTGCCTTCCTTACTCTCCTCGCCACCGCCCTCCAGATCAGAGGTGGCGCCATCCGACACTGTCTCATCGCCAGCACCTTCCTCCGCTATGCCATCCGGCGGCTCCAGCCGCAGCTTCAATACCGTCGCGCCGCCCTCGGTTACCTGCTCCTGGGATACAACATAGCCTTCGCCCTCCGTCACACATTCGACGTCCAGTAGCGAGCATACCTCCAGCACATCGCGCAACGGCAGCTTGTTCATATCCGGTATGGCCATCTGCTTGCGCTCCTCGGTGATGAGATAGATGCGCTGCGTATCGGGCACCGTCACGCCCGCCTTCGGAATTTGCTGGAGTACCGTCTTGCCCTTCCCGACGATCTCAAAGTTCAAGCCGCGGCTCTGCATCTCATTCGCTGCCTGCGTAACCTTCTTGTCGATCACATCCGGCAGCGTCACACTCTTCTTGCGCACCACCCCGTCTGCTTCCTCGCTCTCGCTGATGTCCGGCATAATGCCCATATGCTTCAGGCTCTTCTCCATAATGCTGCGGAACACCGGAGCGGCAACCACACCGCCGCCTACAGTCGGATCATTCGGCTCATCCGCCACGACATAGACGACAAGCTTCGGATTATCGACCGGCGCATAGCCGATGAACGACACGATAAATTTGTTACTGGAGTAGCCCGAGCCGCCAGTAACCTTCTGCGCGGTTCCTGTCTTGCCTGCGATTCTGTAGCCCTCGATATACGCATTGTGTCCCGTGCCGTTCACCTTGTCAGATACGACCTGCTCCAGATATTCCCCAACCTTCTTGGAGGATTCGGGAGAGATGACCTGCCGAATCACCTTGGGCTGGATCACCTGTGTGGTCTTGGCCACCGGGTCTTCAATCCTCTTGATCAGATGCGGCTCCATCAGCCTGCCTCCATTAGCCACCGCTGCGACGGCTGCCACCTGCTGGATCGGTGTCACCTGCACCCGCCCTTGGCCAAAGGTTGCCGTAGCCACCTCGCTCGGCCAGTGAAAATCCACGCGCCCCTTCAGCTCGCCAGGCT contains:
- a CDS encoding UDP-N-acetylmuramoyl-tripeptide--D-alanyl-D-alanine ligase, whose amino-acid sequence is MIKKTFGELARIISAAALSTEAASAVFTGVSTDSRRIQPGMMFVPLMGDNFDGHHYALQAMEKGATGALWQSGVPVPPELGDWPLVPVDDTLVALQQLAAAYRRELPVKVIGITGSNGKTTTKDMVAAVLAASYRVHKTAGNLNNHIGLPLTILEMAPDTEAAVLEMGMSGFGEIELLSQIAQPDMAIITNIGDAHLLQLGSREGIATAKLEIASGLASGGLLIYNGDEPLLRSGIAKLAQEQSLEAVSFGIGEQNDWVADRIRVTLEGSVFDLHGSGSERSLRLIELRIPAPGRHNVTNAAAAVACGLRLGVPVEAIASALASMKITGMRIEAVKAYNGAVVLNDAYNANPTAVRAALDLVEQLQGYAAKRLVLGDMLDLGPEEAELHREIGRYINAGKADVVYACGPLSRYTAEGAAEQLAAGSVRHYESKAELASALLRELAPEDLVLVKGSRGMRMEDIVHALEQGLGG
- a CDS encoding UDP-N-acetylmuramoyl-L-alanyl-D-glutamate--2,6-diaminopimelate ligase, translating into MKLDELAAYLLTSRVHGDGSLSINGIEIDSRKAAPGNLFICLPGHTVDGHDYAAQAVERGAAALVAERLLPLAVPQLIVKDSRHALAVLADAYYGQPSQQLRLIGVTGTNGKTTTTYLIEQILADAKHVPGVIGTIEMRYAGQVHPMSGTTPEALQLQQSLHDMTLAGVDYCVMEVSSHALEQGRVKGCRYRTAIFTNLTQDHLDYHGTMDNYLAAKGLLFSRLGNTYAAGALERSYAVLNSDDPASRLLARQTAAEVVTYGVDAEADVRASQIRITAQGTTFHVQTFRGDADITLQMVGKFNVYNALAAITAGLIEGIAIEQLKQSLERIPGVPGRVEAVDAGQKFAVIVDYAHTPDGLENVLRSVKEFATRNIICVFGCGGDRDKTKRPLMGKIAARYADKVIVTSDNPRTEEPESILRDIEYGLQEDGVDRDRYTLIADRKRAIEKAVEMASPDDVVLIAGKGHETYQIIGKNTIAFDDRQVAKEAIRSIGL
- a CDS encoding stage V sporulation protein D, whose amino-acid sequence is MRISNVTVRRRLLTIMICAVVAFAALIIRLGYVQLMKGQELAEKAEESWRRNIPFSAKRGEILDRNGERLAYNISSPTVMAIPVQVKEKEMTARRLAEALGMSEEKVLQMVSKKQLIVNIQPGGRKITLDKAQEIRAMNLPGIVVAEDNKRTYPYGSMAAHVLGFTGIENQGLTGIEQIYDKQLSGLSGSVSFLSDAAGRLMPGSGDTYQKPRDGLNLQLTIDQQVQTIIERELEQAMVQHQANSVFAIAMNPKSGEILGMGSRPTYQPDKFREVEPEVYNRNLPVWMTYEPGSTFKIITLSAALEEGKVNLKNERFFDPGAVEIGGARLRCWKRGGHGSQTFLEVVENSCNPGFVTLGNRLGKDKLFQYIRDFGFGKKTGIDLQGEAAGILFKPSQVGPVELATTAFGQGVSVTPIQQITAVSAAINGGYLYKPHVAKAWISPETGEVVEEIKPELVRQVISEETSRQVREALESVVAKGTGRNAFIDGYRVGGKTGTAQKVINGRYSASEHIVSFVGFAPADDPQIVIYVAVDNPQGIQFGGLVAAPIVRNMMTDALAALDVPRRSDQIERKYNYGDTPIVTVPDLIGKTVSELYEDLNMNFNLSSAGSGNVVIRQAPAAGERVERGSTIRVYLASEADLADESHEH